The Deinococcus sonorensis KR-87 genome includes a window with the following:
- the dnaK gene encoding molecular chaperone DnaK: MPKAVGIDLGTTNSVIAVMEGGRPDVIVNAEGARTTPSVVAYKGDERLVGQIARRQAALNPAATLFEVKRFIGRRWDEVKEEAARSPFSVKEGPAGSVRIEVNGKDLAPEQVSAEVLRKLVQDASAKLGESIKDVVITVPAYFDNSQREATRQAGEIAGLNVLRVINEPTAAALAYGLERKGNETVLVFDLGGGTFDVTILELGDGVFEVKSTSGDTHLGGADFDQRIVDWLASEFQKEHNFDLRKDKQALQRLIEAAEKAKIELSSSSETTISLPFITFDPETRTPLHLERTLSRAKFEELTSDLLRRVREPVQRALDDAKLTAANIDEVILVGGSTRIPAVKRIVKDLTNKEPNESVNPDEAVALGAAVQAGIIQGDSSLGDIVLVDVTPLTLGVEVKGGMIAPMITRNTTVPAKKTEIYTTAENNQPGVEINVLQGERPMAADNKSLGRFKLEGIPPMPAGRAQIEVTFDIDANGILHVTAKEKTSGKESSIRIENTTTLDKSDVERMVKEAEQNADADKARRERVEKRNALDSLRVQATQAIEENAGADQGLKDRVKALADEAEDAIRSDDDAKIADVQKRLEEGLRELMTAGQQAAQAGAQPGAAQAKPEDDVIDADFKPAE, translated from the coding sequence ATGCCAAAAGCAGTGGGAATTGACCTGGGCACCACCAACAGCGTGATCGCCGTGATGGAAGGCGGCCGCCCCGACGTGATCGTGAACGCCGAGGGCGCGCGGACCACTCCGTCCGTGGTCGCGTACAAGGGCGACGAGCGCCTGGTGGGCCAGATTGCCCGCCGTCAGGCCGCACTAAACCCGGCCGCCACGCTCTTTGAAGTCAAGCGCTTCATCGGCCGCCGCTGGGACGAAGTGAAGGAGGAGGCTGCCCGCAGCCCCTTCAGCGTCAAGGAAGGCCCGGCCGGCTCGGTGCGCATCGAGGTGAACGGCAAGGACCTGGCCCCGGAGCAGGTGAGCGCCGAGGTGCTGCGCAAGCTGGTGCAGGACGCCAGCGCCAAGCTGGGCGAGAGCATCAAGGACGTGGTCATCACCGTGCCCGCCTACTTCGACAACTCGCAGCGCGAGGCCACCCGGCAGGCCGGTGAGATCGCGGGCCTGAACGTGCTGCGCGTGATCAACGAGCCGACCGCCGCGGCGCTGGCCTACGGCCTGGAGCGCAAGGGCAACGAGACCGTGCTGGTCTTCGACCTGGGCGGCGGCACCTTCGACGTGACGATTCTGGAGCTGGGCGACGGCGTGTTCGAGGTGAAGAGCACCAGCGGCGACACCCACCTGGGCGGCGCGGACTTCGACCAGCGCATCGTGGACTGGCTGGCCAGCGAGTTCCAGAAGGAGCACAACTTCGACCTGCGCAAGGACAAGCAGGCCCTGCAGCGCCTGATCGAGGCGGCCGAGAAGGCCAAGATCGAGCTGTCCAGCAGCAGCGAGACCACCATCAGCCTGCCGTTCATCACCTTCGACCCGGAGACGCGCACCCCGCTGCACCTGGAGCGCACCCTCAGCCGCGCCAAGTTCGAGGAGCTGACCAGCGACCTGCTGCGCCGCGTGCGTGAGCCGGTGCAGCGCGCCCTGGACGACGCCAAGCTGACGGCCGCCAACATCGACGAGGTGATTCTGGTCGGCGGCAGCACCCGCATTCCGGCAGTGAAGCGCATCGTCAAGGACCTGACCAACAAAGAGCCGAACGAGAGCGTCAACCCGGACGAGGCGGTGGCGCTGGGCGCGGCCGTGCAGGCGGGCATCATCCAGGGCGACAGCAGCCTGGGCGACATCGTGCTGGTGGACGTGACCCCGCTGACGCTGGGCGTGGAGGTCAAGGGCGGCATGATCGCCCCGATGATCACCCGCAACACCACCGTGCCGGCCAAGAAGACCGAGATCTACACCACCGCCGAGAACAACCAGCCGGGCGTGGAGATCAACGTGCTGCAGGGCGAGCGCCCGATGGCGGCCGACAACAAGAGCCTGGGCCGCTTCAAGCTGGAAGGCATCCCGCCGATGCCGGCCGGCCGCGCCCAGATCGAGGTAACCTTCGACATCGACGCCAACGGCATCCTGCACGTGACGGCGAAGGAGAAGACCAGCGGCAAGGAGAGCAGCATCCGCATCGAGAACACCACCACGCTCGACAAGAGCGACGTGGAGCGGATGGTGAAGGAAGCCGAGCAGAACGCCGACGCCGACAAGGCGCGCCGTGAGCGGGTGGAGAAGCGCAACGCGCTCGACAGCCTGCGGGTGCAGGCGACCCAGGCGATCGAGGAGAACGCTGGGGCCGATCAGGGCCTGAAGGACCGCGTGAAGGCGCTGGCCGACGAGGCCGAGGACGCGATCCGCAGCGACGACGACGCGAAGATTGCGGACGTGCAGAAGCGGCTGGAAGAGGGCCTGCGCGAGCTGATGACCGCCGGCCAGCAGGCGGCCCAGGCCGGAGCCCAGCCGGGCGCCGCCCAGGCCAAGCCGGAAGACGACGTGATCGACGCGGACTTCAAGCCCGCCGAGTAA
- a CDS encoding cyclopropane-fatty-acyl-phospholipid synthase family protein, which produces MTTAQDTRLRDLSVRLLQRVLPEHRRFHVQLWDGTVLPAPQDHSATLVINSTESLGQMLQTPVDVAVGEAYMNGAFDIQGDVLAVFEAIEDIVPRLSALEWATLAQEAAALRKAAGLGSPLAAVLKGRQHSRSRDMEAVQYHYDVSNRFYQLWLDPRMVYSCAYFPTGQETLEQAQTAKLDLICRKLRLKPGERLLDIGSGWGGLALYAARQYGVQVVGVTLSQQQLQEARERAARQGLEGQVEFRLQDYRDVSGEFDKVVSVGMSEHVGAEQLGTYFQLAWQRLRPGGLMLNHAISSGPVALDTAPSVATGQFVQRYIFPDGEILPIWQTLRDAQNAGFEVRDVEDLREHYARTLTCWLRNLEAHWTEAETEVGLSRLRLWRLYLAGSAHQFDWGHLAIHQALLAKPAAHGRVELPASRADLYRSAP; this is translated from the coding sequence ATGACCACAGCCCAGGACACCCGACTGCGCGACCTGAGTGTCCGCCTGCTACAGCGGGTGCTGCCGGAACACCGGCGCTTCCATGTGCAGCTGTGGGACGGCACCGTGCTGCCGGCCCCGCAGGATCACTCGGCTACCCTGGTGATCAACAGCACCGAAAGCCTGGGGCAGATGCTGCAGACCCCCGTGGATGTGGCGGTGGGCGAGGCGTACATGAATGGCGCCTTCGACATCCAGGGCGACGTGCTGGCGGTGTTCGAGGCCATTGAGGACATCGTGCCGCGGCTCTCGGCGCTGGAGTGGGCCACCCTGGCGCAGGAGGCCGCCGCGCTGCGGAAAGCGGCCGGTCTGGGCAGCCCGCTGGCGGCGGTATTGAAGGGCCGGCAGCACTCGCGCAGCCGCGACATGGAAGCCGTTCAGTACCACTACGACGTCTCCAACCGCTTCTACCAGCTGTGGCTGGACCCGCGCATGGTTTACAGCTGCGCCTACTTCCCCACCGGCCAGGAGACGCTGGAGCAGGCCCAGACGGCCAAGCTGGACCTGATCTGCCGCAAACTGCGCCTGAAACCGGGCGAGCGGCTGCTGGACATCGGCAGCGGGTGGGGCGGGCTGGCGCTGTACGCCGCGCGGCAGTACGGGGTGCAGGTGGTGGGCGTGACGCTCTCGCAGCAGCAGCTGCAGGAAGCCCGTGAGCGCGCCGCCCGGCAGGGGCTGGAGGGGCAGGTGGAGTTCCGGCTGCAGGACTACCGCGACGTGAGCGGCGAGTTCGACAAGGTGGTCAGCGTGGGCATGTCCGAGCACGTGGGGGCCGAACAGCTGGGCACCTACTTCCAGCTGGCGTGGCAGCGGCTGCGGCCCGGCGGCCTGATGCTCAACCACGCCATCTCCAGCGGCCCGGTGGCCCTGGACACCGCTCCCAGTGTGGCCACCGGCCAGTTCGTGCAGCGCTACATCTTCCCGGACGGCGAGATCCTGCCGATCTGGCAGACGCTGCGCGATGCCCAGAACGCCGGCTTCGAGGTACGCGACGTGGAAGATCTGCGTGAGCATTACGCCCGCACGCTGACCTGCTGGCTGCGCAACCTGGAAGCGCACTGGACCGAGGCCGAGACGGAGGTGGGCCTCAGCCGGCTGAGGCTGTGGCGGCTGTACCTGGCCGGCAGCGCCCATCAGTTCGACTGGGGGCATCTGGCCATCCATCAGGCCCTGCTGGCCAAACCGGCCGCGCACGGCCGGGTCGAGCTGCCCGCCTCTCGCGCCGACCTGTACCGCAGCGCCCCCTGA
- a CDS encoding nucleotide exchange factor GrpE has product MTDPQNPNGPQDPNETIIDAEVVDEQTTDDSAGVSDDSDFDPSMFNPEMFAQVQQMMENAEKAETLERENAELKNRLGRLAADFEAYRRRTADDASEARGKGTADAAEALMPVYDDLSRAIEMGSSDPGKLIPGMKTVQATVLRVFGQLGLEATGQEGEHFDPQWHEALQVVPGEQDDVVVQVYQVGFRMGDRLVRPARVVVSKKG; this is encoded by the coding sequence ATGACCGACCCCCAGAATCCCAACGGTCCGCAGGACCCGAACGAGACGATCATTGACGCCGAGGTGGTGGATGAGCAGACCACCGACGACAGCGCCGGCGTGAGCGACGACAGCGACTTCGACCCGTCGATGTTCAACCCGGAAATGTTCGCGCAGGTCCAGCAGATGATGGAGAACGCCGAGAAGGCCGAGACGCTGGAGCGCGAGAACGCCGAGCTCAAGAACCGGCTCGGTCGGCTGGCCGCCGACTTCGAGGCGTACCGCCGCCGCACCGCCGACGACGCCAGCGAGGCGCGCGGCAAGGGCACGGCCGACGCGGCCGAGGCGCTGATGCCGGTCTACGACGACCTGAGCCGCGCCATCGAAATGGGCAGCAGTGACCCGGGCAAGCTGATTCCCGGCATGAAGACGGTGCAGGCCACCGTGCTGCGGGTGTTCGGACAGCTGGGACTGGAGGCGACCGGCCAGGAGGGCGAGCACTTCGACCCGCAGTGGCACGAGGCGCTGCAGGTGGTGCCGGGCGAACAGGACGACGTGGTGGTGCAGGTGTATCAGGTGGGCTTCCGCATGGGCGACCGGCTGGTGCGCCCCGCCCGCGTGGTGGTGAGCAAGAAGGGCTGA
- a CDS encoding oxidoreductase, with product MPLTSAFFARSTALDVIAGHDLSGQVALITGGASGIGLETTRALLHAGAQVLVAVRDAQRAAAALADLEARPGQLDLITLDLGSLASVRAAAAEVLARVPRLRLLINNAGTMATPFGQTSDGFETQFGTNHLGPFLFTTLLMPALLAAAPARVVVLSSIGHRRSDVHLDDPNYRTRPYEKWEAYGQSKTANVLFAVGLSARYGAQGVTANALHPGGIMTNLQRFLPREEQIAMGWMDEQGQLNPGFKTPEQGAATSIWAAVGPELEGVGGLYLEDVREALPFDPAQPFSGYMPYARDPRAAERLWTLSESLVAVAGS from the coding sequence ATGCCCCTGACGTCTGCGTTCTTTGCCCGCTCCACTGCCCTGGACGTCATTGCCGGCCACGATCTGAGCGGTCAGGTGGCCCTGATCACCGGCGGGGCCTCCGGCATCGGGCTGGAGACCACCCGCGCGCTGTTGCACGCCGGGGCGCAGGTGCTGGTGGCGGTGCGTGACGCGCAGCGGGCCGCCGCGGCGCTGGCGGACCTGGAAGCCCGGCCCGGACAGCTGGACCTGATCACCCTGGACCTGGGGTCGCTGGCGTCAGTGCGGGCGGCGGCGGCCGAGGTGCTGGCCCGCGTGCCCCGGCTGCGGCTGCTGATCAACAACGCCGGCACCATGGCCACCCCCTTCGGTCAGACCAGCGACGGCTTCGAAACGCAGTTCGGCACCAACCACCTGGGGCCCTTCCTGTTCACCACCCTGCTGATGCCGGCGCTGCTGGCGGCGGCCCCGGCGCGGGTGGTGGTGCTGAGCAGCATCGGGCACCGCCGCAGCGACGTGCACCTGGACGACCCCAACTACCGCACCCGCCCCTACGAGAAGTGGGAAGCCTACGGGCAGTCCAAGACGGCCAACGTGCTGTTCGCGGTGGGTCTGAGTGCGCGGTATGGTGCCCAGGGCGTCACGGCCAACGCGCTGCACCCCGGCGGCATCATGACCAACCTGCAGCGGTTCCTGCCGCGTGAGGAGCAAATCGCGATGGGCTGGATGGACGAGCAGGGGCAGCTGAACCCCGGCTTCAAGACGCCCGAGCAGGGCGCGGCCACCAGCATCTGGGCGGCGGTGGGGCCGGAACTGGAAGGGGTGGGTGGCCTGTACCTGGAAGACGTGCGGGAGGCGCTGCCCTTCGACCCAGCGCAGCCGTTCAGCGGCTATATGCCCTACGCCCGCGATCCCCGGGCAGCCGAGCGGCTGTGGACGCTCAGCGAGTCGCTGGTGGCGGTGGCGGGCAGCTGA
- a CDS encoding formate dehydrogenase accessory sulfurtransferase FdhD, translated as MNDPLLTRLPVLRLRGDALEPADDPVAVEEPLDLRVQLESGDESLNVTMRTPGADRQLALGWLYAEGLLTPNDLPDMSSLPDAPNVLLIRSSDPQRLLSGARRHVTSSACGVCGSGSVERLLLRVAAPVWTAGPLSPARLLALPDRLRAAQPAFRASGGLHAAGLFTAQGELRAAYEDVGRHNAVDKLVGHALQAGWLPLHDRIVVTSSRAGFEIVQKAALAGAAVVLTVGAPSSLAVETAAGLGLTLIGFVREGRMNVYAGAERLQAGVQ; from the coding sequence GTGAACGACCCGCTGCTGACGCGGCTCCCGGTGTTGCGGCTGCGCGGCGACGCCCTGGAGCCGGCGGACGATCCGGTGGCGGTGGAAGAGCCGCTGGACCTGCGCGTGCAGCTGGAGAGCGGCGACGAGAGCCTGAACGTGACCATGCGGACGCCCGGCGCCGACCGGCAACTGGCGCTGGGCTGGCTGTATGCCGAGGGCCTGCTGACACCGAACGACCTGCCGGACATGTCGTCTTTGCCGGACGCGCCCAACGTGCTGCTGATCCGCAGCTCAGACCCGCAGCGGCTGCTCAGCGGCGCGCGGCGGCACGTCACCTCCAGCGCCTGCGGGGTGTGCGGCAGCGGCAGCGTGGAACGGCTGCTGCTGCGGGTGGCCGCGCCCGTCTGGACCGCCGGCCCGCTCTCCCCCGCCCGGCTGCTGGCGCTGCCGGACCGACTGCGGGCCGCCCAGCCGGCCTTCCGGGCGAGCGGGGGCCTGCATGCCGCCGGCCTGTTCACCGCGCAGGGCGAGCTGCGGGCCGCCTACGAGGACGTGGGCCGCCACAACGCGGTGGACAAGCTGGTGGGCCACGCCCTGCAGGCCGGCTGGCTGCCGCTCCATGACCGCATCGTGGTCACCAGCAGCCGGGCCGGCTTCGAGATCGTGCAGAAGGCGGCGCTGGCCGGCGCGGCGGTGGTGCTGACGGTCGGGGCGCCCAGCAGCCTCGCCGTCGAGACGGCCGCCGGCCTGGGGCTGACCCTGATCGGGTTCGTCCGGGAGGGCCGGATGAACGTCTACGCCGGTGCGGAGCGGCTGCAGGCCGGGGTACAGTAA
- a CDS encoding DinB family protein, whose protein sequence is MTTPTSDAAGALRAFGDTPEQIGVSLEKAFDRYEAALPGQQARWLVSPAPDRWSPAQITEHVIIVNEGTARVVGLLLSQKPLREVPQVPGTLVDGKRKAPAITEPGPGSAWSELEPRWQASRAALLALVPQLAHADPERTYWQPFMGELGAADWMRLASYHMRNHLRQLEN, encoded by the coding sequence ATGACCACACCTACTTCCGACGCGGCGGGTGCGCTGCGGGCCTTCGGCGACACGCCCGAGCAGATCGGCGTCTCGCTGGAGAAAGCCTTCGACCGCTACGAGGCGGCGCTGCCGGGCCAGCAGGCGCGCTGGCTGGTGTCGCCCGCCCCGGACCGCTGGAGTCCGGCCCAGATCACCGAGCACGTGATCATCGTGAACGAGGGGACCGCCCGCGTGGTGGGCCTGCTGCTGTCTCAGAAGCCGCTGCGCGAGGTGCCGCAGGTGCCCGGCACGCTGGTGGACGGCAAGCGCAAGGCCCCGGCCATCACGGAACCGGGCCCCGGCAGCGCCTGGAGCGAGCTGGAGCCGCGCTGGCAGGCCAGCCGCGCGGCCCTGCTGGCGCTGGTGCCGCAGCTGGCGCACGCCGACCCGGAGCGCACCTACTGGCAGCCGTTCATGGGTGAACTGGGCGCCGCCGACTGGATGCGTCTGGCCAGTTACCACATGCGCAATCACCTGCGCCAGCTGGAGAACTGA
- a CDS encoding CBS domain-containing protein — MPTIKEIMTGDLIRIEPEATLQEAADLMRAEDVGFLLVMKEQKLHGLITDRDIVVRAVAYGRDSGSEVRDFMTEHPLTLDGDTDVEEAARAMAQRRVRRLVVTHVGGVVGVVSLADLALKADAQAQQAALEGVSKPGGNN, encoded by the coding sequence ATGCCTACCATCAAAGAAATCATGACCGGCGACCTGATCCGCATCGAGCCGGAGGCCACCCTGCAGGAGGCGGCCGACCTGATGCGGGCCGAGGACGTGGGCTTTCTGCTGGTCATGAAAGAGCAGAAACTGCATGGACTGATCACCGACCGCGACATCGTGGTGCGGGCGGTGGCGTATGGCCGGGACAGCGGCAGCGAGGTGCGCGACTTCATGACCGAGCATCCGCTCACTCTGGACGGTGACACCGACGTGGAAGAAGCGGCCCGCGCGATGGCCCAGCGCCGGGTGCGACGGCTGGTGGTCACGCACGTGGGTGGAGTAGTGGGGGTGGTGAGTCTGGCGGACCTGGCGCTCAAGGCCGACGCCCAGGCACAGCAGGCCGCGCTGGAAGGGGTCAGCAAGCCGGGCGGCAATAATTGA
- a CDS encoding MDR family MFS transporter, which yields MSRSDAQPAGASPSAHVPQASRRLATAGLILGVFLAALESSVVATAMPSVIQDLGGQHLYALPFAVFLLTSTVSSPLWGRASDIVGRKRLYLAGVLIFLLGSALCGLSQSMTFLIGARALQGLGAGAVLPLTLTMIGEMYSMQERARVQALISGVWGVSGLVGPLVGGLIAEHLSWRWVFYVNLPFGIPAMLIVWRALRETVTPRPARIDWLGALLFMVGCGLLIWGLELSVWWQVGLGLAVLAAAVVVELRHPEPLLPVASLRQRLPRVSLLGNLLGGAAYFGVIAYLPLFAQGVNRGSATAGGVILTPMLLGWVLASIVGAQLMRRVSLSRLTIVGFAVLMLIFGLMALAAHAPLWVISVLGFFAGSGMGLSMLSLLLAVQQATPREELGAATSAVLFGRQLGGALGTALMGLLIGAAAIQNGGVALADGLQRAFLLGLALVAVGFLLTLTLRGEPKPSRAEA from the coding sequence ATGAGTCGCAGTGACGCCCAACCCGCCGGTGCCAGTCCGTCCGCCCACGTTCCGCAGGCCTCGCGCCGTCTGGCCACTGCCGGGCTGATCCTGGGGGTGTTCCTGGCGGCACTGGAGTCCAGCGTGGTGGCCACGGCCATGCCCAGCGTCATCCAGGACCTGGGCGGGCAGCACCTCTACGCGCTGCCGTTTGCCGTCTTCCTGCTGACCAGTACGGTCAGCAGTCCGCTGTGGGGCCGGGCTAGCGACATCGTGGGGCGCAAGCGGCTGTATCTGGCGGGCGTGCTGATCTTTCTGCTAGGCAGCGCCCTGTGCGGCCTGAGCCAGAGCATGACCTTCCTGATTGGGGCGCGGGCGCTGCAGGGGCTGGGTGCAGGGGCAGTCCTGCCGCTCACGCTCACCATGATCGGGGAGATGTACAGCATGCAGGAGCGGGCGCGGGTCCAGGCGCTGATCAGCGGCGTGTGGGGCGTCTCGGGGCTGGTGGGGCCGCTGGTGGGCGGCCTGATCGCCGAGCATCTGTCGTGGCGCTGGGTGTTCTACGTCAACCTGCCGTTCGGCATTCCGGCCATGCTGATCGTGTGGCGGGCGCTGCGCGAGACGGTGACGCCCCGTCCAGCCCGCATTGACTGGCTGGGCGCCCTGCTCTTTATGGTGGGCTGTGGCCTGCTCATCTGGGGCCTGGAGCTGAGCGTGTGGTGGCAGGTGGGGCTGGGGCTGGCGGTGCTGGCGGCGGCCGTGGTGGTGGAGTTGCGCCACCCGGAACCGCTGTTGCCGGTGGCGAGCCTGCGCCAGCGCCTGCCGCGCGTGAGTCTGCTGGGCAACCTGCTGGGCGGGGCCGCCTACTTCGGGGTGATCGCGTACCTGCCGCTGTTCGCACAGGGCGTCAACCGGGGTAGCGCCACGGCCGGCGGCGTGATCCTGACCCCGATGCTGCTCGGCTGGGTGCTGGCCAGCATCGTGGGCGCGCAGCTGATGCGGCGGGTCAGCCTGAGCCGGCTGACCATCGTGGGGTTCGCGGTGCTGATGCTGATCTTTGGGCTGATGGCGCTGGCCGCGCACGCTCCGCTGTGGGTGATCTCAGTGCTGGGCTTCTTCGCCGGGTCTGGCATGGGCCTCTCGATGCTGAGCCTGCTGCTGGCGGTGCAGCAGGCTACGCCCAGAGAGGAACTGGGCGCGGCCACCAGCGCGGTGCTGTTCGGGCGTCAGCTTGGCGGGGCGCTGGGCACTGCCCTGATGGGGCTGCTGATCGGCGCAGCAGCCATCCAGAACGGCGGTGTGGCGCTGGCCGACGGCCTGCAGCGCGCCTTCCTGCTGGGGCTGGCGCTGGTGGCGGTCGGCTTCCTGCTGACCCTGACGCTGCGCGGCGAACCGAAACCGAGCCGGGCCGAGGCGTAG
- a CDS encoding DnaJ C-terminal domain-containing protein: MAYKDYYETLGVPRSASEGEIKSAYRKLAKQYHPDKNPGDDKSAERFKEIGEAYAVLNDAEKRKLYDTYGHAGEVPPGAYGGPGGVPGGADFGGFDPSQFSDFFQGLFGGRGGGARSGFSGFGGGQVSLEDLLGGSSGGIGGGRRFVQNVEGELQVSLQEAYQGSDETIQVEGRRITVHIPAGTRDGARLRLSGQGPGGGDVLLTVRVLEDARFELDGDDVTVSVDVPVYTAALGGPVRVETLKGPVQLNVPAGTSGGRRLRLKGQGWPRKGGGHGDLYARLTLTLPASLSDQEKELYRQLAELRK, translated from the coding sequence ATGGCCTACAAGGATTACTACGAGACTCTGGGTGTGCCGCGCAGCGCTTCGGAAGGCGAGATCAAGAGCGCCTACCGCAAACTGGCCAAGCAGTACCACCCGGACAAGAACCCTGGCGACGACAAATCTGCCGAACGCTTCAAGGAAATCGGTGAAGCGTACGCGGTGCTGAACGACGCCGAGAAACGCAAGCTCTACGACACCTACGGCCACGCCGGAGAGGTGCCGCCCGGAGCGTACGGCGGCCCAGGGGGGGTGCCGGGTGGCGCGGACTTCGGCGGCTTTGATCCGTCGCAGTTCAGCGACTTCTTCCAGGGCCTGTTCGGCGGCCGGGGCGGTGGCGCCCGCAGCGGCTTCTCCGGCTTCGGCGGCGGTCAGGTCAGCCTGGAGGATCTGCTGGGCGGGTCCAGCGGCGGCATCGGCGGTGGGCGCCGCTTCGTGCAGAACGTGGAGGGTGAACTGCAGGTCAGCCTGCAGGAGGCCTACCAGGGCAGCGACGAGACCATTCAGGTGGAGGGCCGGCGCATCACGGTGCACATCCCGGCCGGTACCCGCGACGGCGCGCGCCTGCGGCTGTCCGGCCAGGGACCCGGTGGCGGCGACGTGCTGCTGACCGTGCGGGTGCTGGAAGACGCCCGTTTTGAACTGGACGGCGACGACGTGACCGTGTCGGTGGACGTGCCGGTGTACACGGCAGCGCTGGGCGGCCCGGTGCGGGTGGAGACGCTCAAGGGCCCGGTGCAGCTGAATGTGCCGGCCGGCACCAGCGGTGGACGGCGGCTGCGGCTCAAGGGCCAGGGCTGGCCCAGAAAGGGCGGCGGTCACGGCGACCTGTATGCGCGGCTGACGCTGACGCTGCCCGCCAGCCTGAGCGATCAGGAAAAGGAACTGTACCGTCAGCTGGCCGAACTGAGGAAGTAA
- a CDS encoding nitroreductase family protein: MTDTPPTYTSAQVRALIDRHRTVRRYRPDPLPQEHLDTLLYAAQRAPTDATAQMYSFIRLTDPAVRAQVAELTANPHLASAPESFVVCMDVHRLALLLEHSGYTPGHFPGVAVHFGVGDAVLAGQSMLLAAELLGYQGCWIGGVLTHLDQLVELLALPEGVLPFAGLTIGLPDEHPAQRPRVQRKLVLHENRYREPELHELDEALRRMAPITARGDWAQTLARYFAVGGSMEQREQVLQRVLSRQQLSAHSQPESVG; encoded by the coding sequence ATGACCGACACCCCCCCGACCTACACGTCCGCTCAGGTGCGTGCCCTGATTGATCGCCACCGCACCGTGCGCCGCTACCGCCCTGACCCGCTGCCGCAGGAGCACCTCGACACCCTGCTGTACGCCGCTCAGCGGGCGCCCACCGACGCGACCGCCCAGATGTACAGCTTCATCCGCCTGACCGACCCGGCGGTTCGGGCGCAGGTGGCGGAACTGACCGCCAACCCGCACCTGGCCAGCGCGCCGGAGAGCTTCGTGGTGTGTATGGATGTGCACCGGCTGGCGCTGCTGCTGGAGCACAGTGGGTACACTCCCGGGCACTTTCCCGGCGTGGCGGTGCATTTCGGGGTGGGCGACGCGGTGCTGGCCGGTCAGAGCATGCTGCTGGCGGCCGAACTGCTCGGGTACCAGGGCTGCTGGATCGGCGGGGTGCTGACCCACCTGGACCAGCTGGTGGAGCTGCTGGCGCTGCCCGAGGGGGTGCTGCCGTTCGCCGGGCTGACCATCGGCCTGCCGGACGAGCACCCGGCCCAGCGGCCCCGGGTGCAGCGGAAGCTGGTGCTGCACGAGAACCGCTACCGGGAACCCGAACTGCACGAACTGGACGAGGCGCTGCGGCGCATGGCTCCCATCACGGCGCGCGGCGACTGGGCCCAGACGCTGGCCCGCTACTTTGCCGTGGGGGGCAGCATGGAACAGCGGGAGCAGGTGCTGCAACGGGTCCTGAGCCGGCAGCAGCTGAGCGCCCACAGTCAGCCGGAAAGCGTAGGGTAG